A window of the Schistocerca nitens isolate TAMUIC-IGC-003100 chromosome 5, iqSchNite1.1, whole genome shotgun sequence genome harbors these coding sequences:
- the LOC126259164 gene encoding uncharacterized protein LOC126259164 isoform X2: MRTPVLTESNSPGTEIQNCSQFIEHEPSVIWDSPQASPNSSHEQNSRIIDLITPPQGKCLPTKKPVTSKPTRKLPGAASPSFLTKLLDLSEQYKYSENVLSEEKEEEDSLCDGESVLHSTSPNRDTVNRQETVSCTLLVKDDFGMLLENDDDDDVILQCTQKVEETINELKHKNFELPNASLSPCNIFRKSNMVQPDERAASNKHAANMVKVPSGKKDVSSELSPAPKPRRSRTPGSAKYYKYGQFIGYGSRKSPRTKKNLSESLTHQEIHDDSLESALQTLVDEDYSFLDTSAGSDVNKTTEINKKGSGKKKSVCDSPTERTDVTKVKTRQNDVRNLSNVCRLTSKTLEPTINERPNTKSRLGKPNKNSLDNHCTLLSESGDAFFETAALEDDIVNETELVNVLEIVESQAVTSSPPLRCTPEEIQRKRIEAKQKLAKKKLNSKTKTSLPSVIKPKR; this comes from the exons ATGAGGACACCTGTATTAACTGAGAGCAATTCTCCTGGGACTGAAATACAAAATTGTTCTCAGTTTATTGAACATGAACCATCTGTCATCTGGGATTCACCACAAGCTTCACCTAACAGTAGTCATG AACAGAATTCCAGGATAATTGATTTAATTACACCACCACAAGGAAAGTGTCTCCCAACAAAGAAACCTGTCACCAGTAAACCAACAAGGAAGTTGCCAGGAGCAGCGTCTCCTTCATTTTTGACAAAATTACTGGATCTCTCTGAACAGTACAAATACAGTGAAA ATGTGCTCTCTGAAGAGAAGGAAGAGGAAGACAGTTTGTGTGATGGAGAGAGTGTTCTTCATAGTACATCACCAAACCGTGATACTGTTAACAGGCAAGAGACAGTTTCATGCACTTTACTGGTAAAAGATGATTTTGGCATGTTgctagaaaatgatgatgatgatgatgtcatcctACAATGCACCCAGAAAGTGGAAGAGACGATAAATGAATTGAAACATAAAAATTTTGAGCTGCCTAATGCTTCATTATCACCCTGTAACATCTTTAGAAAGTCAAATATGGTTCAGCCAGATGAAAGAGCAGCTTCCAACAAACATGCTGCAAATATGGTGAAGGTACCAAGTGGAAAGAAGGATGTCAGTTCAGAACTGTCACCAGCACCTAAGCCAAGAAGATCGAGAACGCCAGGATCTGCCAAATATTACAAATATGGCCAATTTATAGGCTATGGTTCTAGAAAGTCCCCAAGAACAAAGAAAAACTTATCTGAATCTTTAACTCATCAGGAAATCCATGATGACTCTCTTGAAAGTGCCCTTCAGACTTTGGTAGATGAAGATTATTCTTTTCTGGACACATCAGCAGGTAGTGATGTgaacaaaacaacagaaattaataaaaaagGCAGTGGCAAGAAGAAAAGTGTGTGTGACAGTCCTACAGAACGAACTGATGTTACTAAGGTGAAAACTCGTCAGAATGATGTAAGAAATTTGTCTAATGTTTGTCGCTTAACTTCAAAAACGTTAGAACCAACAATAAATGAACGACCAAACACAAAATCTAGATTAGGGAAACCCAACAAAAATTCATTGGACAACCATTGCACTCTTTTATCTGAGAGCGGAGATGCATTTTTTGAAACGGCAGCTTTAGAAGATGACATAGTAAATGAAACTGAATTGGTGAATGTATTGGAAATAGTTGAAT CTCAGGCAGTTACCAGTTCACCACCTTTAAGATGCACACCAGAAGAAATTCAGAGGAAAAGGATAGAAGCTAAACAAAAATTAGCCAAAAAGAAGTTGAATTCCAAAACAAAAACCTCACTTCCCAGTGTTATCAAGCCCAAAAGATAG
- the LOC126259164 gene encoding uncharacterized protein LOC126259164 isoform X1, producing MEDTLKSKHHSRRKRKSEKMTVRGSIKEDNTGRSGSCVLNQKCTSSHMRTPVLTESNSPGTEIQNCSQFIEHEPSVIWDSPQASPNSSHEQNSRIIDLITPPQGKCLPTKKPVTSKPTRKLPGAASPSFLTKLLDLSEQYKYSENVLSEEKEEEDSLCDGESVLHSTSPNRDTVNRQETVSCTLLVKDDFGMLLENDDDDDVILQCTQKVEETINELKHKNFELPNASLSPCNIFRKSNMVQPDERAASNKHAANMVKVPSGKKDVSSELSPAPKPRRSRTPGSAKYYKYGQFIGYGSRKSPRTKKNLSESLTHQEIHDDSLESALQTLVDEDYSFLDTSAGSDVNKTTEINKKGSGKKKSVCDSPTERTDVTKVKTRQNDVRNLSNVCRLTSKTLEPTINERPNTKSRLGKPNKNSLDNHCTLLSESGDAFFETAALEDDIVNETELVNVLEIVESQAVTSSPPLRCTPEEIQRKRIEAKQKLAKKKLNSKTKTSLPSVIKPKR from the exons ATGGAGGACACATTGAAAAGTAAACATCACAGCCGACGGAAAAGGAAATCTGAAAAGATGACAGTAAGAG GATCTATAAAGGAAGACAATACTGGCAGAAGTGGTAGCTGTGTGCTTAATCAGAAATGTACATCTTCCCACATGAGGACACCTGTATTAACTGAGAGCAATTCTCCTGGGACTGAAATACAAAATTGTTCTCAGTTTATTGAACATGAACCATCTGTCATCTGGGATTCACCACAAGCTTCACCTAACAGTAGTCATG AACAGAATTCCAGGATAATTGATTTAATTACACCACCACAAGGAAAGTGTCTCCCAACAAAGAAACCTGTCACCAGTAAACCAACAAGGAAGTTGCCAGGAGCAGCGTCTCCTTCATTTTTGACAAAATTACTGGATCTCTCTGAACAGTACAAATACAGTGAAA ATGTGCTCTCTGAAGAGAAGGAAGAGGAAGACAGTTTGTGTGATGGAGAGAGTGTTCTTCATAGTACATCACCAAACCGTGATACTGTTAACAGGCAAGAGACAGTTTCATGCACTTTACTGGTAAAAGATGATTTTGGCATGTTgctagaaaatgatgatgatgatgatgtcatcctACAATGCACCCAGAAAGTGGAAGAGACGATAAATGAATTGAAACATAAAAATTTTGAGCTGCCTAATGCTTCATTATCACCCTGTAACATCTTTAGAAAGTCAAATATGGTTCAGCCAGATGAAAGAGCAGCTTCCAACAAACATGCTGCAAATATGGTGAAGGTACCAAGTGGAAAGAAGGATGTCAGTTCAGAACTGTCACCAGCACCTAAGCCAAGAAGATCGAGAACGCCAGGATCTGCCAAATATTACAAATATGGCCAATTTATAGGCTATGGTTCTAGAAAGTCCCCAAGAACAAAGAAAAACTTATCTGAATCTTTAACTCATCAGGAAATCCATGATGACTCTCTTGAAAGTGCCCTTCAGACTTTGGTAGATGAAGATTATTCTTTTCTGGACACATCAGCAGGTAGTGATGTgaacaaaacaacagaaattaataaaaaagGCAGTGGCAAGAAGAAAAGTGTGTGTGACAGTCCTACAGAACGAACTGATGTTACTAAGGTGAAAACTCGTCAGAATGATGTAAGAAATTTGTCTAATGTTTGTCGCTTAACTTCAAAAACGTTAGAACCAACAATAAATGAACGACCAAACACAAAATCTAGATTAGGGAAACCCAACAAAAATTCATTGGACAACCATTGCACTCTTTTATCTGAGAGCGGAGATGCATTTTTTGAAACGGCAGCTTTAGAAGATGACATAGTAAATGAAACTGAATTGGTGAATGTATTGGAAATAGTTGAAT CTCAGGCAGTTACCAGTTCACCACCTTTAAGATGCACACCAGAAGAAATTCAGAGGAAAAGGATAGAAGCTAAACAAAAATTAGCCAAAAAGAAGTTGAATTCCAAAACAAAAACCTCACTTCCCAGTGTTATCAAGCCCAAAAGATAG
- the LOC126259164 gene encoding uncharacterized protein LOC126259164 isoform X3, whose product MNHLSSGIHHKLHLTVVMNSRIIDLITPPQGKCLPTKKPVTSKPTRKLPGAASPSFLTKLLDLSEQYKYSENVLSEEKEEEDSLCDGESVLHSTSPNRDTVNRQETVSCTLLVKDDFGMLLENDDDDDVILQCTQKVEETINELKHKNFELPNASLSPCNIFRKSNMVQPDERAASNKHAANMVKVPSGKKDVSSELSPAPKPRRSRTPGSAKYYKYGQFIGYGSRKSPRTKKNLSESLTHQEIHDDSLESALQTLVDEDYSFLDTSAGSDVNKTTEINKKGSGKKKSVCDSPTERTDVTKVKTRQNDVRNLSNVCRLTSKTLEPTINERPNTKSRLGKPNKNSLDNHCTLLSESGDAFFETAALEDDIVNETELVNVLEIVESQAVTSSPPLRCTPEEIQRKRIEAKQKLAKKKLNSKTKTSLPSVIKPKR is encoded by the exons ATGAACCATCTGTCATCTGGGATTCACCACAAGCTTCACCTAACAGTAGTCATG AATTCCAGGATAATTGATTTAATTACACCACCACAAGGAAAGTGTCTCCCAACAAAGAAACCTGTCACCAGTAAACCAACAAGGAAGTTGCCAGGAGCAGCGTCTCCTTCATTTTTGACAAAATTACTGGATCTCTCTGAACAGTACAAATACAGTGAAA ATGTGCTCTCTGAAGAGAAGGAAGAGGAAGACAGTTTGTGTGATGGAGAGAGTGTTCTTCATAGTACATCACCAAACCGTGATACTGTTAACAGGCAAGAGACAGTTTCATGCACTTTACTGGTAAAAGATGATTTTGGCATGTTgctagaaaatgatgatgatgatgatgtcatcctACAATGCACCCAGAAAGTGGAAGAGACGATAAATGAATTGAAACATAAAAATTTTGAGCTGCCTAATGCTTCATTATCACCCTGTAACATCTTTAGAAAGTCAAATATGGTTCAGCCAGATGAAAGAGCAGCTTCCAACAAACATGCTGCAAATATGGTGAAGGTACCAAGTGGAAAGAAGGATGTCAGTTCAGAACTGTCACCAGCACCTAAGCCAAGAAGATCGAGAACGCCAGGATCTGCCAAATATTACAAATATGGCCAATTTATAGGCTATGGTTCTAGAAAGTCCCCAAGAACAAAGAAAAACTTATCTGAATCTTTAACTCATCAGGAAATCCATGATGACTCTCTTGAAAGTGCCCTTCAGACTTTGGTAGATGAAGATTATTCTTTTCTGGACACATCAGCAGGTAGTGATGTgaacaaaacaacagaaattaataaaaaagGCAGTGGCAAGAAGAAAAGTGTGTGTGACAGTCCTACAGAACGAACTGATGTTACTAAGGTGAAAACTCGTCAGAATGATGTAAGAAATTTGTCTAATGTTTGTCGCTTAACTTCAAAAACGTTAGAACCAACAATAAATGAACGACCAAACACAAAATCTAGATTAGGGAAACCCAACAAAAATTCATTGGACAACCATTGCACTCTTTTATCTGAGAGCGGAGATGCATTTTTTGAAACGGCAGCTTTAGAAGATGACATAGTAAATGAAACTGAATTGGTGAATGTATTGGAAATAGTTGAAT CTCAGGCAGTTACCAGTTCACCACCTTTAAGATGCACACCAGAAGAAATTCAGAGGAAAAGGATAGAAGCTAAACAAAAATTAGCCAAAAAGAAGTTGAATTCCAAAACAAAAACCTCACTTCCCAGTGTTATCAAGCCCAAAAGATAG
- the LOC126259164 gene encoding uncharacterized protein LOC126259164 isoform X4 has protein sequence MFVLRVCQQEATPEQQNSRIIDLITPPQGKCLPTKKPVTSKPTRKLPGAASPSFLTKLLDLSEQYKYSENVLSEEKEEEDSLCDGESVLHSTSPNRDTVNRQETVSCTLLVKDDFGMLLENDDDDDVILQCTQKVEETINELKHKNFELPNASLSPCNIFRKSNMVQPDERAASNKHAANMVKVPSGKKDVSSELSPAPKPRRSRTPGSAKYYKYGQFIGYGSRKSPRTKKNLSESLTHQEIHDDSLESALQTLVDEDYSFLDTSAGSDVNKTTEINKKGSGKKKSVCDSPTERTDVTKVKTRQNDVRNLSNVCRLTSKTLEPTINERPNTKSRLGKPNKNSLDNHCTLLSESGDAFFETAALEDDIVNETELVNVLEIVESQAVTSSPPLRCTPEEIQRKRIEAKQKLAKKKLNSKTKTSLPSVIKPKR, from the exons ATGTTTGTCTTACGGGTATGTCAGCAAGAAGCAACTCCTGAAC AACAGAATTCCAGGATAATTGATTTAATTACACCACCACAAGGAAAGTGTCTCCCAACAAAGAAACCTGTCACCAGTAAACCAACAAGGAAGTTGCCAGGAGCAGCGTCTCCTTCATTTTTGACAAAATTACTGGATCTCTCTGAACAGTACAAATACAGTGAAA ATGTGCTCTCTGAAGAGAAGGAAGAGGAAGACAGTTTGTGTGATGGAGAGAGTGTTCTTCATAGTACATCACCAAACCGTGATACTGTTAACAGGCAAGAGACAGTTTCATGCACTTTACTGGTAAAAGATGATTTTGGCATGTTgctagaaaatgatgatgatgatgatgtcatcctACAATGCACCCAGAAAGTGGAAGAGACGATAAATGAATTGAAACATAAAAATTTTGAGCTGCCTAATGCTTCATTATCACCCTGTAACATCTTTAGAAAGTCAAATATGGTTCAGCCAGATGAAAGAGCAGCTTCCAACAAACATGCTGCAAATATGGTGAAGGTACCAAGTGGAAAGAAGGATGTCAGTTCAGAACTGTCACCAGCACCTAAGCCAAGAAGATCGAGAACGCCAGGATCTGCCAAATATTACAAATATGGCCAATTTATAGGCTATGGTTCTAGAAAGTCCCCAAGAACAAAGAAAAACTTATCTGAATCTTTAACTCATCAGGAAATCCATGATGACTCTCTTGAAAGTGCCCTTCAGACTTTGGTAGATGAAGATTATTCTTTTCTGGACACATCAGCAGGTAGTGATGTgaacaaaacaacagaaattaataaaaaagGCAGTGGCAAGAAGAAAAGTGTGTGTGACAGTCCTACAGAACGAACTGATGTTACTAAGGTGAAAACTCGTCAGAATGATGTAAGAAATTTGTCTAATGTTTGTCGCTTAACTTCAAAAACGTTAGAACCAACAATAAATGAACGACCAAACACAAAATCTAGATTAGGGAAACCCAACAAAAATTCATTGGACAACCATTGCACTCTTTTATCTGAGAGCGGAGATGCATTTTTTGAAACGGCAGCTTTAGAAGATGACATAGTAAATGAAACTGAATTGGTGAATGTATTGGAAATAGTTGAAT CTCAGGCAGTTACCAGTTCACCACCTTTAAGATGCACACCAGAAGAAATTCAGAGGAAAAGGATAGAAGCTAAACAAAAATTAGCCAAAAAGAAGTTGAATTCCAAAACAAAAACCTCACTTCCCAGTGTTATCAAGCCCAAAAGATAG